A section of the Gloeobacter violaceus PCC 7421 genome encodes:
- a CDS encoding phycobiliprotein lyase has protein sequence MQTLTQSSESLISRLFQRSEGHWRSERRYYTLPEGRTQEMESLLEIAYLPSGSAELIELAGLHSLSTEMPLVCGAKIHWRSSAKLTGREQSEGITLFGALGDTLYRDRGFATSKPVTALYRFTDPDTLHLRTEYNGSVFEEELKLVGERYRTRQTIISRLGEQQMIGQYLEKRI, from the coding sequence GTGCAAACTCTCACTCAATCTTCCGAATCGCTGATTTCGCGCCTGTTCCAGCGCTCCGAGGGGCACTGGCGCTCCGAGCGGCGCTACTACACGCTGCCCGAAGGCCGCACCCAGGAGATGGAGAGCTTGCTCGAGATTGCCTACTTGCCCTCGGGCAGTGCAGAACTCATCGAACTGGCTGGGTTGCACAGCCTGTCGACAGAAATGCCTCTGGTCTGCGGAGCCAAAATTCACTGGCGCAGCAGTGCAAAGCTGACCGGCCGCGAGCAGTCCGAAGGGATTACCCTATTTGGGGCACTTGGGGATACGCTCTATCGCGACCGGGGTTTTGCCACCAGCAAGCCGGTCACCGCCCTTTACCGCTTTACCGATCCAGACACGCTGCACCTGCGCACCGAGTACAACGGTTCGGTGTTCGAAGAAGAACTCAAACTGGTCGGCGAGCGCTATCGCACGCGCCAGACGATCATCTCGCGCCTCGGCGAGCAGCAGATGATTGGCCAGTATCTAGAGAAGCGCATCTAA
- a CDS encoding response regulator — MEARARNVVLVVEDNSIDSLMIERTFCKAAADSECHWVSSAEEAMRYLEGAGHYADRENFPLPRIVVTDLRLPGSSGLELLAWIQKRPELKDLPVLVLTGTGNRELERAYQMGAYFYLLKPLATETLVEVLSSFQTA; from the coding sequence ATGGAAGCTCGTGCCCGCAACGTTGTACTGGTGGTAGAGGACAACTCCATCGATTCGCTGATGATCGAGCGCACCTTCTGCAAGGCGGCGGCCGACAGCGAGTGTCACTGGGTCAGCTCCGCTGAAGAGGCGATGCGCTACCTCGAAGGTGCAGGCCACTACGCCGATCGCGAGAACTTTCCCTTACCCAGGATCGTGGTCACGGACCTGCGCTTGCCGGGGTCATCCGGCCTTGAACTACTCGCCTGGATCCAGAAGCGCCCGGAACTCAAAGATCTGCCGGTGCTCGTGTTGACCGGCACGGGCAACCGCGAACTCGAGCGCGCCTACCAGATGGGGGCTTACTTCTATTTGCTCAAACCCCTGGCGACCGAAACCCTGGTAGAAGTGCTTAGTTCCTTCCAGACGGCCTGA
- the pdhA gene encoding pyruvate dehydrogenase (acetyl-transferring) E1 component subunit alpha, which translates to MVQQQLPPTRYHIDRPEALVLYRDMVLGRTFEDTCAQMYYRGKMFGFVHLYNGQEAVSTGVIKAMRPDDYVTSTYRDHVHALSKGVPARSVMAELFGKATGCSKGRGGSMHLFSAEHNLLGGFAFVAEGIPIATGAGFTAVYKGTDQVSACFFGDGATNNGQFFECLNMAALWNLPVLYVVENNLWSIGMYHHRASSVIEIYKKADAFGIPGVRVDGMDVLAVRAVAKEAIERARAGGGPTLIECTTYRFRGHSLADPDELRDPAEKEFWRKQDPIPRLAAFVREQELASAEELKAIDQEIRAEIDDAVLFAEESPEPPIDELYRFQFAEDA; encoded by the coding sequence ATGGTCCAGCAACAACTACCTCCGACGCGCTACCACATCGACCGCCCAGAGGCGCTGGTCCTCTACCGCGACATGGTCCTCGGGCGGACCTTCGAGGACACCTGCGCCCAGATGTACTACCGCGGCAAGATGTTCGGCTTTGTGCACCTCTACAACGGTCAGGAAGCCGTCTCCACAGGCGTCATCAAGGCTATGCGCCCCGACGATTATGTGACGAGCACCTACCGTGACCACGTCCATGCCCTCTCGAAGGGGGTGCCGGCGCGCTCGGTGATGGCGGAGCTGTTCGGCAAGGCCACCGGTTGCTCCAAGGGCCGCGGCGGCTCGATGCACCTGTTCTCGGCGGAGCACAATCTGTTGGGAGGTTTCGCCTTCGTGGCCGAAGGGATCCCGATTGCCACGGGAGCGGGCTTCACGGCGGTCTACAAAGGCACCGATCAGGTGAGCGCCTGCTTTTTTGGCGACGGCGCCACCAACAACGGCCAGTTTTTTGAGTGCTTGAACATGGCGGCCCTCTGGAATCTGCCGGTGCTGTACGTGGTCGAGAACAACCTCTGGTCGATCGGCATGTACCACCACCGCGCCTCCTCGGTCATCGAAATCTACAAAAAAGCGGACGCCTTCGGTATTCCCGGGGTACGCGTGGACGGGATGGACGTGCTCGCCGTGCGCGCGGTGGCCAAAGAAGCGATCGAACGCGCCCGCGCGGGCGGCGGCCCGACTTTAATCGAATGCACGACCTATCGCTTTCGGGGCCATTCGCTGGCGGACCCGGACGAGCTGCGCGACCCGGCCGAAAAAGAATTCTGGCGCAAACAAGATCCGATCCCGCGCCTGGCGGCCTTTGTCCGCGAGCAGGAACTGGCCAGCGCCGAGGAACTCAAAGCCATCGATCAAGAAATAAGAGCCGAAATCGACGATGCGGTCCTCTTTGCCGAGGAGTCCCCCGAGCCACCCATCGACGAACTCTATCGCTTCCAGTTTGCGGAGGACGCATAG
- a CDS encoding pyruvate dehydrogenase complex E1 component subunit beta produces the protein MPVKLFYEALKDAMAEEMRRDPNVYVLGEDVGHYGGSYKATKDLYKEFGELRLLDTPICENAFTGLAVGSAMTGLRPIIEGMNMGFLLLAFNQIANNGGMLRYTSGGQFKIPMVVRGPGGVGKQLGAEHSQRLEGYFNNVPGLKIVHTSTVYNAKGLLKAAIRDDNPVMFFEHVLLYNLKEDIPEEEYLLPLDKAEMVKEGRDVTVLTYGRMRHHCTEALQELAARDIDVEVIDLISLKPLDLETIGRSLKKTHRVVIVEEDMKSGGVGAEIVASIDEHYFDYLDAPVLRLASKDVPVPYNGRMEATVIPQPQDIVQAVENMLALRV, from the coding sequence ATGCCGGTCAAACTGTTTTACGAAGCGCTCAAAGACGCCATGGCCGAAGAAATGCGCCGCGACCCCAATGTCTACGTCTTAGGCGAAGATGTCGGACACTACGGCGGCTCCTACAAAGCCACCAAGGACCTCTACAAAGAATTCGGCGAACTGCGATTGCTAGACACCCCCATCTGCGAAAACGCCTTCACAGGACTGGCCGTCGGCTCCGCCATGACTGGCCTGCGGCCCATCATCGAAGGGATGAACATGGGCTTTTTGCTGTTGGCCTTCAACCAGATCGCCAACAACGGCGGCATGCTGCGCTACACCAGCGGCGGACAGTTCAAAATCCCGATGGTCGTGCGCGGTCCCGGCGGGGTCGGCAAACAACTGGGGGCTGAGCACTCCCAAAGGCTCGAAGGTTACTTCAACAACGTCCCCGGCCTGAAGATCGTGCACACTTCGACTGTCTACAACGCCAAGGGCCTGCTCAAAGCGGCGATCCGCGACGACAACCCGGTGATGTTTTTTGAGCATGTGCTGTTGTACAACCTCAAGGAGGATATCCCCGAGGAGGAATACCTATTGCCTTTGGACAAAGCCGAAATGGTCAAGGAAGGCCGCGATGTGACGGTGCTGACGTATGGGCGGATGCGCCACCACTGCACCGAGGCGCTCCAGGAGCTGGCCGCGCGCGACATCGATGTGGAAGTGATCGACCTGATATCGCTGAAGCCGCTGGACCTGGAGACGATTGGCCGCTCGCTCAAAAAGACGCACCGGGTGGTGATTGTCGAGGAGGACATGAAATCCGGCGGGGTGGGTGCGGAGATTGTGGCAAGTATCGACGAGCACTATTTCGATTATCTGGACGCGCCGGTGTTGCGTCTGGCGTCGAAGGATGTGCCGGTGCCGTACAACGGCCGGATGGAGGCGACGGTGATCCCGCAGCCGCAGGATATCGTCCAGGCTGTCGAAAACATGCTTGCTCTGCGCGTTTGA
- the gatA gene encoding Asp-tRNA(Asn)/Glu-tRNA(Gln) amidotransferase subunit GatA has product MTSIGQLRSQVASKERSAVEVARQYLERAERLDTEVHAFLRLTPERALAAAEAVDAKIARGEDPGLLAGVPVAVKDNLCMVGIPTTCASKILENYRPPYESTVTRRLEEQGALIIGKTNLDEFAMGSSTENSAFGPTRNPWDLGRVPGGSSGGSAAAVAACEAVASLGSDTGGSIRQPASFCGVVGLKPTYGLVSRYGLIAFASSLDQIGPFTRTVEDAALVLQAIAGHDPLDSTSLAVNVPDYRQALISDLKGVKVGFVKEFFAEGLDPDVADAVFEAIEVMRDLGAQIQEVSCPRFARGLSTYYIIATSEASANLARYDGVKYGLRDREADALVPMYGRTREEGFGSEVKRRIMLGTYALSAGYYDAYYLKAQKVRTLIKQDYLDAFAKVDVLVGPTAPTTAFAFGDKVSDPLSMYLSDIYTIPLNLAGVAGASIPCGFDAKGLPIGFQIMANALEEGKLLRAAYAYEQATEWHKRTPALAAEALTR; this is encoded by the coding sequence ATGACATCGATCGGACAGCTGCGCTCGCAGGTCGCAAGTAAAGAGCGCTCGGCTGTGGAAGTGGCCAGGCAGTACCTGGAGCGGGCCGAAAGACTCGACACGGAGGTCCATGCCTTTTTGCGCCTCACCCCAGAGCGCGCCCTCGCAGCAGCTGAAGCCGTCGATGCAAAAATCGCCAGAGGCGAAGATCCGGGCCTGCTCGCCGGGGTGCCGGTCGCGGTCAAGGACAACCTGTGCATGGTGGGCATTCCCACCACCTGTGCTTCCAAAATTCTCGAAAACTACCGCCCGCCCTACGAATCGACCGTGACCCGCCGGTTGGAGGAGCAGGGGGCGCTCATCATCGGCAAGACCAACCTCGATGAATTTGCGATGGGCTCCTCGACCGAAAATTCCGCCTTCGGCCCGACGCGCAATCCCTGGGATCTGGGCCGCGTGCCGGGGGGCTCCTCGGGCGGTTCGGCGGCGGCGGTGGCAGCCTGCGAGGCGGTGGCCTCCCTGGGATCCGATACTGGCGGCTCGATCCGCCAACCCGCATCTTTTTGCGGCGTGGTCGGCCTCAAGCCCACCTACGGGCTGGTCTCACGCTACGGCCTGATCGCCTTTGCCTCCTCGCTCGACCAAATTGGTCCCTTTACCCGGACGGTGGAGGATGCCGCCCTGGTGCTGCAGGCGATCGCGGGCCACGACCCCCTCGATTCGACCAGTCTGGCGGTGAACGTGCCCGATTATCGTCAGGCCCTGATAAGCGACCTCAAGGGCGTAAAGGTGGGTTTCGTCAAAGAATTTTTTGCCGAGGGTCTCGATCCCGACGTGGCCGACGCCGTCTTCGAGGCAATCGAGGTGATGCGGGATCTGGGAGCCCAGATTCAGGAAGTGAGCTGCCCGCGCTTTGCCCGGGGACTGTCGACTTATTACATCATTGCCACCTCCGAGGCGTCGGCCAACCTGGCGCGCTACGACGGCGTCAAATACGGTCTGCGCGACCGGGAGGCGGACGCGCTGGTGCCGATGTACGGACGGACCCGCGAGGAAGGGTTCGGCAGCGAAGTGAAGCGCCGCATCATGCTGGGCACCTACGCGCTGTCGGCCGGTTACTACGACGCCTATTACTTAAAAGCCCAGAAGGTGCGCACGCTCATCAAGCAGGACTACCTGGACGCCTTCGCCAAAGTCGACGTGCTGGTCGGTCCTACCGCTCCTACCACTGCCTTCGCCTTCGGCGACAAGGTGAGCGACCCGCTCAGCATGTACCTCTCGGACATTTACACCATCCCCCTCAACCTGGCGGGGGTGGCCGGGGCGAGCATCCCCTGCGGCTTCGACGCCAAGGGCCTGCCCATCGGCTTTCAGATCATGGCGAACGCCCTGGAGGAGGGCAAGCTCTTGCGGGCCGCCTACGCCTACGAGCAGGCCACCGAATGGCACAAACGCACCCCGGCCCTGGCGGCAGAAGCGCTCACTCGCTGA